Genomic segment of Corynebacterium urealyticum DSM 7109:
ATTCCGATGGGCATAAGGTCGTTTGTGATGACTTCCAGCTGACGAAGTTGGCCAGCGAACGTGCTGATCTTTTTTGCGTCGGATTTGCCCATCTATCACCAGGTCGCTGAACTTTATTGCGCCCCAGGAGCGGACCGTTTCCGGGTGGTGTTCAAGCCGGGTTTCGGGCAGCGCTATCGCGAACTTTTTAGCGCGGGCACGGTTCTGCCGGCCCACGCTGTGACCAAGCGGGCCGAGGTGGAATCAGTCACGGCAACTGTTGAGTCTGGGGTGGAAGAAGACCTGCTTCGCCTGGGCAAGGCTTGGCAGGAGCTCTTCGATATCACCAAGACGGACCCTGCCACTGTCCCGACGTTCGGCCCGTACCGAATCGCCGAGAAGGGCGAGCGAGGCCAGCTGGTGCTCCGGGAGAACTCGGAATGGGCGGGGGACCGCCCCGCACAGCTGCCGATCTACGTGTGGGGGCCGGGGGCGGACCTGCCGAAGCTCGCCGAGGACAACCAGATTTCGGTGCTTGACGCGCCCGTCAAGACTGATTTCGCCGCCGCCGGCATCGCATCGGAGAAGTTTTCAATTAGCCGCCAGCCCAGTGATCGTCTCGATACCCTGAGCCTTGCGGACACCGGAATCTTCGCTGACGAAGGTTCGCGGCACGCCTTCAGCTCCTGCATTGACCGCAAGGCCCTCGTTAAGACTACGTCGGAGTTCTCCCGCAATCGCGTGACTGCCACTGGCCTGCGCGTACTACAGCCATCTGCGCCGACTCACCCCCGGCTGAAGGCACTGTCCGGGGCGCACATGACCCGGGATATCCCCGCGGCGAAGGCTGCTCTCGAGGGAGCTACCGTGCGCATCGGTTACCTGCAGGAGCACGAGCGTTACGCCAAGCAGGTTGAGACCATCAAGAACAGCTGCGCGGAAGCCGGGATCACCGTCGAAGCAGTGCCACTGACCGCCACAAACTACGGAACCTTGGGGGAGGACTACGACGCGCTGCTGTCGACCCTCAGCGGGTTCGGACGCAATGGGCTCAGCAAGGCGGACCAGGCATCGCTGTTGCCGGAGATCCTTCGTGCGGAGAAGGAACTGCAGCAAGCGATGTGGACGATTCCGCTGACCACCGAGCCGCGGGCGATTGCAACCCTGAAGAACCTAGACAACGTCGTGGATAACCCGGGCAATGTCGGCCTCAGCTGGAATATGGACCGGTGGGTCGAGCTTGACCACATCCCCGAAACCACCAGCGCAACGGACACATCCACCAAGAAGTCTTAAAGGATTAGTCGACAACCATGACCCAGGCATCAGATTTCATCCTCTCCGACCCGAGCGCGATCAAGCGCCAGGAATACGCCCAGAAGCTGCTCGCCGATCACATTCGGCTCGTGCCAGGATTCCCCGCCGAGGGCATTGTTTTCGAGGACCTCACGCCGGCGCTCGCCGACGCGGAGTCTTTCCGCGCCGTTGTTTGTTCCTTGGCTGACGCTGCCCGCGAGATGGAACCGGACCTGATCGCCGGGCTCGACGCGCGCGGGTTTTTGCTTGGCAGCGCTGTGGCTTATGAGCTGGGACTCGGCATCCTCGCGGTGCGTAAGGGCGGAAAACTACCGCCGCCGGTCCACCAGGCCAACTATCAGCTGGAGTACGGCACCGCCACGCTTGAGATCCCAGCCGACGGCTTGGACCTGCGGGGGCGGCGGGTGCTGCTGCTCGACGACGTCCTGGCGACCGGGGGTACCCTCCAGGCTGCCCGCAGCTTGCTTGACAAAGCTGGTGCGACGGTCTGCGGCCTTGGGGTAGTACTTGAGGTACAAGCGCTGGACGGTCGTCAACGCTTCCCTGATATCCCGTTGTATGTCGTAGGAACCGATCATGAGTAAAGAAAAGGGTTCGCTGTGGATGGCGGCGCGCATCGCGCGTACCCTGACGGGGACCGCCCGCCCGAAGGTGAACCCTGTGCTAGGACCGCTTATCGTGGTGCACCGAAAGTTCCACCCGAAGGCGAATCTTGAGGTACTCAACCGGGCGTATAACACCGCGGAGCGACTGCACGACGGCGTGATGCGCAAATCGGGGGAACCGTACATTACCCATCCACTGGCCGTGGCGACCATCGCCGCGGAGATCGGCATGGACACCACCACGCTAGTGGCGGCGCTCCTGCACGACACGGTGGAAGACACCGACTATTCACTCGAGGAGCTCA
This window contains:
- a CDS encoding ABC transporter substrate-binding protein, with amino-acid sequence MVFKPGFGQRYRELFSAGTVLPAHAVTKRAEVESVTATVESGVEEDLLRLGKAWQELFDITKTDPATVPTFGPYRIAEKGERGQLVLRENSEWAGDRPAQLPIYVWGPGADLPKLAEDNQISVLDAPVKTDFAAAGIASEKFSISRQPSDRLDTLSLADTGIFADEGSRHAFSSCIDRKALVKTTSEFSRNRVTATGLRVLQPSAPTHPRLKALSGAHMTRDIPAAKAALEGATVRIGYLQEHERYAKQVETIKNSCAEAGITVEAVPLTATNYGTLGEDYDALLSTLSGFGRNGLSKADQASLLPEILRAEKELQQAMWTIPLTTEPRAIATLKNLDNVVDNPGNVGLSWNMDRWVELDHIPETTSATDTSTKKS
- a CDS encoding adenine phosphoribosyltransferase, with the translated sequence MTQASDFILSDPSAIKRQEYAQKLLADHIRLVPGFPAEGIVFEDLTPALADAESFRAVVCSLADAAREMEPDLIAGLDARGFLLGSAVAYELGLGILAVRKGGKLPPPVHQANYQLEYGTATLEIPADGLDLRGRRVLLLDDVLATGGTLQAARSLLDKAGATVCGLGVVLEVQALDGRQRFPDIPLYVVGTDHE